Below is a genomic region from Escherichia ruysiae.
GGTCGTTCCGACAGCCGTGAGAACCTGCGTCACCACTTCGAAGTTGATGCTTCCTACGTAGTGGTTGCGGCGCTGGGCGAACTGGCTAAACGTGGCGAAATCGATAAGAAAGTGGTTGCTGACGCAATCGCCAAATTCAACATCGATGCAGAAAAAGTTAACCCGCGTCTGGCGTAAGAGGTAAAAGAATAATGGCTATCGAAATCAAAGTACCGGACATCGGGGCTGATGAAGTTGAAATCACCGAGATCCTGGTCAAAGTGGGCGACAAAGTTGAAGCCGAACAGTCGCTGATCACCGTAGAAGGCGACAAAGCCTCTATGGAAGTACCGTCTCCGCAGGCGGGTATCGTTAAAGAGATCAAAGTCTCTGTTGGCGACAAAACCCAGACCGGCGCACTGATTATGATTTTCGATTCCGCCGACGGTGCAGCTGACGCTGCACCTGCTCAGGCAGAAGAGAAGAAAGAAGCCGCTCCGGCAGCAGCACCAGCGGCAGCGGCGGCAAAAGACGTTAACGTTCCGGATATCGGCAGCGACGAAGTCGAAGTGACCGAAATCCTGGTGAAAGTGGGCGATAAAGTTGAAGCTGAACAGTCGCTTATCACCGTAGAAGGCGACAAGGCTTCTATGGAAGTTCCGGCGCCGTTTGCAGGCACCGTGAAAGAGATCAAAGTGAACGTTGGCGACAAAGTGTCTACCGGCTCGCTGATTATGATCTTCGAAGTTGCGGGTGAAGCAGGTGCGGCAGCTCCGGCTCCGGCGGCTAAACAGGAAGCAGCTCCGGCAGCAGCACCTGCGCCAGCGGCTGGCGTGAAAGAAGTTAACGTTCCGGATATCGGCGGTGACGAAGTTGAAGTGACCGAAGTGATGGTGAAAGTGGGCGACAAAGTTGCCGCTGAACAGTCACTGATCACCGTAGAAGGCGACAAAGCCTCTATGGAAGTTCCGGCTCCGTTCGCGGGCGTCGTGAAGGAACTGAAAGTCAACGTTGGCGATAAAGTGAAAACTGGCTCGCTGATTATGATCTTCGAAGTTGAAGGCGCAGCGCCTGCGGCAGCTCCGGCGAAACAGGAAGCGGCAGCGCCGGCTCCGGCAGCAAAAGCTGAAGCCCCGGCAGCAGCACCGGCTGCGAAAGCGGAAGGCAAATCTGAATTTGCTGAAAATGACGCTTACGTTCACGCGACTCCGCTGATCCGCCGTCTGGCACGCGAGTTTGGCGTTAACCTGGCGAAAGTGAAGGGCACTGGCCGTAAAGGTCGTATCCTGCGCGAAGACGTTCAGGCTTACGTGAAAGAAGCTATCAAACGTGCAGAAGCAGCTCCGGCGGCGACTGGCGGTGGTATCCCTGGCATGTTGCCGTGGCCGAAGGTGGACTTCAGCAAGTTTGGTGAAATCGAAGAAGTGGAACTGGGCCGTATCCAGAAAATCTCTGGTGCTAACCTGAGCCGTAACTGGGTGATGATCCCGCATGTTACCCACTTCGACAAAACCGATATCACCGAGCTGGAAGCGTTCCGTAAACAGCAGAACGAAGAAGCAGCGAAACGTAAGCTGGATGTGAAGATAACCCCAGTTGTCTTCATCATGAAAGCCGTTGCTGCGGCACTTGAGCAGATGCCTCGCTTCAACAGTTCGCTGTCGGAGGACGGTCAGCGTCTGACCCTGAAGAAATACATCAACATCGGTGTGGCGGTGGATACCCCGAACGGTCTGGTTGTTCCGGTATTCAAAGACGTCAACAAGAAAGGCATCATCGAGCTGTCTCGCGAGCTGATGACTATTTCTAAGAAAGCGCGTGACGGTAAGCTGACTGCGGGCGAAATGCAGGGCGGTTGCTTCACCATCTCCAGCATCGGCGGCCTGGGTACTACCCACTTCGCGCCGATTGTGAACGCGCCGGAAGTGGCTATCCTCGGCGTTTCTAAGTCCGCGATGGAGCCGGTGTGGAATGGTAAAGAGTTCGTGCCGCGTCTGATGCTGCCGATCTCTCTCTCCTTCGACCACCGCGTGATCGACGGTGCTGATGGTGCCCGTTTCATTACCATCATTAACAACACGCTGTCTGACATTCGCCGTCTGGTGATGTAAATAAAAGAGCCGGCCCATCGGCCGGCTTTTTTCTGGTAATCTCATGA
It encodes:
- the aceF gene encoding pyruvate dehydrogenase complex dihydrolipoyllysine-residue acetyltransferase — encoded protein: MAIEIKVPDIGADEVEITEILVKVGDKVEAEQSLITVEGDKASMEVPSPQAGIVKEIKVSVGDKTQTGALIMIFDSADGAADAAPAQAEEKKEAAPAAAPAAAAAKDVNVPDIGSDEVEVTEILVKVGDKVEAEQSLITVEGDKASMEVPAPFAGTVKEIKVNVGDKVSTGSLIMIFEVAGEAGAAAPAPAAKQEAAPAAAPAPAAGVKEVNVPDIGGDEVEVTEVMVKVGDKVAAEQSLITVEGDKASMEVPAPFAGVVKELKVNVGDKVKTGSLIMIFEVEGAAPAAAPAKQEAAAPAPAAKAEAPAAAPAAKAEGKSEFAENDAYVHATPLIRRLAREFGVNLAKVKGTGRKGRILREDVQAYVKEAIKRAEAAPAATGGGIPGMLPWPKVDFSKFGEIEEVELGRIQKISGANLSRNWVMIPHVTHFDKTDITELEAFRKQQNEEAAKRKLDVKITPVVFIMKAVAAALEQMPRFNSSLSEDGQRLTLKKYINIGVAVDTPNGLVVPVFKDVNKKGIIELSRELMTISKKARDGKLTAGEMQGGCFTISSIGGLGTTHFAPIVNAPEVAILGVSKSAMEPVWNGKEFVPRLMLPISLSFDHRVIDGADGARFITIINNTLSDIRRLVM